The Papaver somniferum cultivar HN1 unplaced genomic scaffold, ASM357369v1 unplaced-scaffold_33, whole genome shotgun sequence genome includes a window with the following:
- the LOC113342011 gene encoding elongation factor TuB, chloroplastic-like yields MATAITTAAAATATTSEIFSAPISPTIPASIRCCRKSKSKSIHILSSSFTNPATTVFSSSPTTAIRTSRARAITVRAARGKFERKNPHVNIGTIGHVDHGKTTLTAALTMALASFGNSAPKKYDEIDAAPEERARGITINTATVEYETENRHYAHVDCPGHADYIKNMITGAAQMDGAILVVSGADGPMPQTKEHILLAKQVGVPNMVVFLNKQDQVDDEELLELVELEVRELLSLYEFPGDDIPIVCGSALLALEALMANPKIKRGENEWVDKIYQLMDDVDDYIPIPQRQTELRFLLAVEDVFSITGRGTVATGRVERGTVRSGETVEIVGLRETRSTTITGVEMFQKILDEALAGDNVGILLRGIQKADVQRGMVIAKPGTITPHTKFTAIVYVLKKEEGGRHSPFFAGYRPQFYMRTTDVTGRVAKIMNDMDEESKMVMPGDRVKMVVELIMPVACEQGMRFAIREGGKTVGAGVIQAIVE; encoded by the coding sequence ATGGCGACTGCGatcacaacagcagcagcagcaacagcaacaacatcagAGATATTCTCAGCACCCATTTCACCAACAATACCTGCATCAATTAGATGTTGccgaaaatcaaaatcaaaatcaatccatATTCTCTCTTCTTCCTTCACAAACCCTGCCACTACAGTATTCTCGTCTTCACCAACAACGGCAATTCGAACCAGTCGGGCTCGGGCCATTACTGTACGTGCTGCAAGAGGTAAATTCGAACGTAAAAACCCCCATGTTAATATAGGCACCATAGGACATGTAGACCATGGTAAAACTACTTTGACTGCTGCGTTAACTATGGCTTTAGCTTCATTTGGTAATAGTGCACccaaaaaatatgatgaaattgATGCTGCACCTGAAGAAAGAGCTAGAGGTATTACTATTAATACTGCTACCGTAGAATACGAAACTGAAAATCGGCATTATGCGCACGTTGATTGTCCGGGGCATGCTGATTATATTAAGAATATGATTACTGGTGCTGCACAAATGGATGGGGCTATATTAGTTGTCTCTGGTGCTGATGGACCAATGCCACAAACTAAGGAACATATTTTACTTGCTAAACAAGTGGGGGTACCTAATATGGTTGTTTTCTTGAATAAACAGGATCAAGTTGATGATGAGGAGTTACTCGAGTTGGTTGAGTTAGAGGTGAGGGAACTTTTAAGTTTGTATGAGTTTCCTGGTGATGATATACCTATCGTTTGTGGTTCTGCCCTTTTAGCTTTGGAGGCCTTGATGGCTAATCCAAAAATTAAAAGAGGTGAAAATGAATGGGTTGATAAGATATATCAACTTATGGATGATGTCGATGATTATATACCTATACCACAACGTCAAACTGAATTACGGTTTTTGTTGGCTGTTGAAGATGTATTTTCTATTACTGGCCGCGGTACAGTTGCCACTGGTCGTGTAGAGAGAGGAACTGTTAGAAGTGGTGAGACTGTTGAGATTGTTGGACTTCGGGAGACGAGGAGTACTACTATAACTGGTGTTGAAATGTTTCAGAAGATTTTGGATGAAGCTCTTGCTGGTGACAATGTAGGTATATTACTCCGTGGTATTCAAAAGGCTGATGTACAGAGAGGAATGGTTATTGCTAAACCTGGTACTATCACACCACACACGAAATTCACTGCCATTGTTTATGTACTCAAGAAGGAGGAGGGTGGAAGACATTCCCCGTTTTTCGCTGGTTATCGGCCACAATTTTATATGAGAACTACCGATGTTACTGGGAGGGTAGCAAAGATTATGAATGATATGGATGAGGAATCCAAGATGGTTATGCCAGGAGATCGTGTTAAAATGGTAGTGGAACTTATAATGCCTGTGGCTTGTGAGCAGGGAATGAGGTTTGCTATTAGAGAGGGTGGAAAGACTGTTGGAGCAGGTGTTATTCAAGCTATTGTGGAGTGA
- the LOC113342103 gene encoding SAGA-associated factor 29 homolog A-like, which translates to MSTIEISSILENSKELDRLRKEQEDVLLEINKIHKKLQSTPEMVEKSGDNVLLKLRALYVQAKELSENEVSVSNALINQLDTLLQSGLSAAQRKKIEVTEQKKKRMKTETDISKYPPVVSMRNQLELAAGLKGEQVAARVTPDDAEKDEWFVVKVTYFDREAKEFEVFDEEPGDDEDGGGQRTYKLPMSRIIPFPKRNDPSSAPDYPTGKCVLAVYPGTTALYKATVVNPHRKRKSDDYLLEFDDDEEDGSMPQRTVPFHKVVPLPEGHRQ; encoded by the exons ATGTCTACGATTGAGATAAGTAGTATACTTGAGAACTCAAAGGAACTTGATCGATTaagaaaagaacaagaagatgttcTTCTTGAAATCAATAAGATTCATAAAAAGCTTCAATCCA CCCCCGAGATGGTCGAGAAGTCGGGTGATAATGTGTTATTGAAGCTCCGGGCATTGTATGTCCAAGCCAAGGAGCTTTCAGAAAATGAAGTCAG TGTCTCGAATGCACTTATAAATCAACTGGATACCTTATTACAATCAGGACTTTCTGCAGCGCAGAGGAAAAAGATAG AAGTTACTGAGCAGAAAAAGAAACGAATGAAAACTGAGACGGATATATCAAAGTATCCACCTGTTGTTTCCATGCGAAACCAACTGGAGCTTGCGGCTGGTCTCAAGGGTGAACAG GTGGCAGCTAGAGTCACACCAGATGATGCTGAGAAGGATGAGTGGTTTGTTGTAAAAGTAACTTACTTCGATAGAGAAGCAAAAGA ATTTGAAGTATTTGATGAGGAACCaggtgatgatgaagatggaggCGGCCAGAG AACGTACAAGCTACCTATGTCACGCATTATTCCTTTCCCAAAGCGAAATGATCCTTCTAGTGCACCTGATTACCCAACTGGGAAATGTGTTTTGGCAGTCTATCCTGGAACCACTGCATTATATAAAGCAACCGTGGTTAATCCTCATCGCAAG AGGAAAAGCGACGA TTATTTACTCGagtttgatgatgatgaagaagatggttcGATGCCCCAAAGAACGGTTCCCTTCCATAAGGTGGTTCCATTGCCAGAGGGGCATCGCCAGTAG
- the LOC113342012 gene encoding uncharacterized protein LOC113342012 yields the protein MVKGKMNPPRKDDTITGNLRQSLNAVKDLVKVIKPIGLTDRAQRYLRRAAYGELVMMYYDDYDTTVPTTTRQITTNKHGVLKLLNCFDMDCETPCSFRFADDKIIESTPAKLAGIFCMQRIGSRKGQKLLKYYCPSDLTDNVLYSKYFTDIKSTKHQTTVTKTNILEKIKQLMAKRRKSGKRKKVDEKDLVCLIGLYLCCVLFFGDKNANGVNAKYLSIVETYDTVLKVSWPDLIHEHLFEEIHTNLSCLSNVKACVQYLLLLFAEHTPAGLIPKVENHEEDIPRVGRWDIYQISDYIWKTDMTQFSPTPSFVAEFSQLEKQLGISTVVPSKDDLQSWLKAQTIENSHLKEQLQEKQAMLKAVYAIAREGISEGDLSGTAEFKVHKFSCQIIQAMGIDPYKVTQEEFMQHEDDVHGDGSTEQEKEKDDAETSFNEEFPCMSLAAGNTPTILQAQTAAEGHKRPLRTYSSSMKSVTTCKTPPKKKPKKDVEETPVTDEAQKKAADGGVVDGAGDDVAAKVNEDTPGTFDDSSASTQFEDSMVITATTPQTQPDNAQTYSLVQLGANPDDMTNVEVSEMIDEIVSNINKTEHGPAVTENAEPTSTGNHSSVLCFVCNGSLQRRKTFLALD from the exons atggtgaaaggaaaaatgaatccCCCTAGAAAAGATGATACAATTACAG gaaacctaaggcagtcgttgaatgcagtaaaggatttagtaaaggtgataaagcctataggactgactgatagggctcaaagatatcttaggagagctgcttacggagaactcgtaatgatgtattacgatgactatgatacaactgtaccaactacaacaagacagataactaccaacaaacacggcgtcttgaagctcttgaactgctttgacatggattgtgagacaccatgttcattcaGGTTTGCTGATGATAAGATTATAGAGTCTACACCGGCAAAGCTGGCTGGTATATTTTGCATGCAGAGGATTGGAAGCAGAAAGGGTCAGAAGCTGTTAAAGTACTATTGTCCTAGTGATTTGACTGACAATGTTTTATACAGCAAATACTTCACCGATATCAAATCTACAAAGCATCAGACGACGGTGACTAAGACaaacattttagagaagataaaacaacttatggcaaaaaggagaaaaagtgggaaaagaaagaaagttgatgaAAAGGATCTAGTTTGCCTGATAGGTCTTTATCTTTGCTGTGTATTGTTTTTTGGCGACAAAAATGCCAATGGAGTGAACGCGAAATATCTTAGTATCGTTGAAACTTATGATACGGTGCTCAAGGTGTCGTGGCCTGATTTAATACACGAGCACTTGTTTGAAGAGATTCATACTAATCTTAGTTGTTTGTCAAATGTGAAGGCTTGTGTGCAATACCTACTG ttaTTGTTTGCTGAACACACGCCAGCAGGATTAATCCCGAAAGTTGAGAACCACGAGGAAGATATCCCGAGGGTTGGGAGATGGGATATATACCAGATTTCTGATTACATTTGGAAAACAGACATGACACAGTTTTCG ccaactcctagctttgtggctgagttttcacagcttgagaAGCAGCTGGGTATATCAACCGTGGTACCCAGCAAGGACGACCTGCAAAGTTGGCTGAAAGCGCAAACTATTGAGAATAGCCATCTGAAAGAGCAACTGCAAGAAAAGCAAGCAATGCTTAAAGCAGTGTATGCAATTGCAAGAGAAGGGATATCAGAAGGGGACCTTTCAGGAACAGCGGAATTCAAGGTtcacaaatttagttgccaaattaTCCAAGCAATGGGTATTGATCCTTACAAAGTGACCCAGGAAGAGTTTATGCAACATGAAGATGATGTACATGGAGATGGAAGTACtgagcaagagaaagagaaagatgacgcggaaacttccttcaatgaagaat ttccatgtatgagccttgcagctggaaatacgccaacaattctgcaagctcaaactgctgcagaggGGCACAAAAGACCACTCAGGACATATAGTTCGAGTATGAAGAGTGTGACAACTTGCaagactccaccaaagaaaaagCCT aagaaagatgTTGAAGAGACACCTGTTACGGATGAGGCACAGAAGAAAGCTGCAGATGGTGGAGTTGTGGATGGGGCAGGTGATGATGTAGCTGCAAAAGTCAATGAGGATACACCTGGAACTTTTGATGACAGTTCTGCTTCAACACAGTTTGAGGACTCCATGGTGATAACTGCTACAACACCGCAAACACAGCCTGACAATGCTCAGACCTACAGTTTGGTCCAACTAGGAGCTAACCCTGATGATATGACGAATGTTGAAGTGAGTGAAATGATAGATGAGATCGTCAGCAACATTAACAAAACTGAACATGGACCCGCAGTGACGGAGAATGCAGAACCTACCTCAACTGGTAACCACTCTTCCGTtctatgttttgtttgtaatggaagt CTACAACGCAGGAAAACGTTTTTAGCCTTGGATTAG